The following proteins come from a genomic window of Corynebacterium hansenii:
- a CDS encoding phage tail protein: MTTPTTTVPGATEYPWDDAFEKQLEGIYHACLNQKMARAARRQQMPVTILYDGDYNARGRVAGEYDSKFTWRINEAGTATITLPEAHHLAVWALDVHGRKTENIHVIMDRDGSQWAGRMTGVEYSFLDDGTRVIVLDFLHDLAELDHVRCWPNPFSPAAAQFPKSFVLAGPAITTLKMTLALNLYRLHGNLWQVADNPLDPVSWLEGVLPWDWTVVVEPGSIIGDSSQWCIISSRMKSFMELARPILADAGLMITTRRWLPGQPKPKGWLAPMKPGQLIVDIVDKSGVFEGTATGGTIFGGMLRTATKLADNVIDDLVTVIASPAEPAEYTVSKWLGTAPRQPWVVFRDGQYTAIRNGKYRREPATAVTITGGGKSAPGVNETISMTVQLVGNMIGAVFFLDTLGSIADTALAPLYEDVFLAFGSVKSPIRAMRLGKHHYLEDWAQGMETAWALSGVVGFRQRFWETRSRESYTIQVGDGGPYLLGAPGRGHFWLGDRIGVELKPVRGRIVVEQVQEITLAWSRDAAPGYDLTVGDPRTGQAPIARLLDQSRLFFEAWKDLGVSK, translated from the coding sequence ATGACGACCCCAACCACCACGGTGCCCGGCGCCACCGAGTACCCGTGGGACGACGCTTTCGAGAAGCAACTCGAAGGCATCTACCACGCATGCCTCAACCAGAAAATGGCCCGGGCAGCTCGCCGCCAGCAAATGCCGGTGACGATCCTCTACGACGGCGACTACAACGCCCGCGGACGCGTCGCCGGCGAGTACGACTCCAAGTTCACCTGGCGCATCAACGAGGCCGGGACGGCGACGATCACGCTGCCGGAAGCGCACCACCTCGCGGTGTGGGCGCTCGACGTACACGGCCGCAAGACCGAGAACATCCACGTCATCATGGACCGCGACGGCTCCCAGTGGGCCGGGCGGATGACCGGCGTGGAGTACAGCTTCCTGGACGACGGCACCCGCGTCATCGTCCTGGATTTCCTCCACGACCTCGCGGAACTGGATCACGTCCGCTGCTGGCCGAACCCGTTTTCCCCAGCTGCGGCGCAGTTCCCGAAGAGCTTCGTGCTGGCGGGCCCGGCGATCACCACGCTGAAGATGACGCTGGCGCTCAACTTGTACCGCCTGCACGGCAACCTGTGGCAGGTCGCAGACAACCCGCTCGACCCCGTGTCGTGGCTGGAAGGCGTCCTGCCGTGGGACTGGACCGTCGTCGTGGAGCCCGGCAGCATCATCGGCGACTCGTCGCAGTGGTGCATCATCAGCTCCCGCATGAAGAGCTTCATGGAGCTGGCGCGGCCGATCCTCGCCGACGCCGGGCTGATGATCACCACCCGGCGGTGGCTGCCCGGCCAACCGAAGCCGAAGGGCTGGCTGGCGCCGATGAAACCGGGGCAGCTCATCGTGGACATCGTGGACAAAAGTGGCGTCTTCGAGGGCACCGCGACCGGCGGCACGATCTTCGGAGGCATGCTGCGCACGGCCACGAAGCTCGCCGACAACGTCATCGATGACCTCGTCACGGTCATCGCGTCGCCAGCGGAGCCCGCCGAGTACACCGTGTCGAAGTGGCTCGGCACCGCGCCGCGCCAGCCGTGGGTCGTCTTCCGCGACGGCCAGTACACCGCGATCCGCAACGGCAAGTACCGCCGGGAGCCGGCCACCGCGGTGACGATCACAGGCGGTGGCAAGTCCGCCCCAGGCGTCAACGAGACCATCAGCATGACGGTGCAGCTCGTCGGCAACATGATCGGAGCCGTCTTTTTCCTCGACACGCTCGGCTCCATCGCCGATACGGCGCTGGCGCCGCTCTACGAGGATGTTTTCCTGGCTTTCGGGTCGGTGAAAAGCCCCATCCGGGCCATGCGACTCGGCAAGCACCACTACCTCGAGGACTGGGCACAGGGCATGGAAACGGCCTGGGCGCTGTCCGGTGTCGTCGGCTTCCGTCAGCGCTTCTGGGAGACGAGGTCTCGGGAGTCGTACACGATCCAGGTCGGCGATGGTGGCCCGTACCTCCTCGGGGCTCCGGGGCGCGGGCACTTTTGGCTCGGTGACCGCATCGGCGTGGAGCTCAAGCCGGTGCGTGGCCGAATCGTGGTCGAGCAGGTGCAGGAAATCACCCTGGCCTGGTCGCGCGACGCTGCACCTGGATACGACCTCACGGTCGGCGATCCCCGCACGGGGCAAGCGCCGATCGCCCGGCTACTCGACCAATCGCGCCTGTTCTTCGAGGCGTGGAAAGACCTAGGGGTGAGCAAGTAA
- a CDS encoding tape measure protein, protein MAGDTVWIGVNAEVRGFMKSVDQAANQAAQAGGKRLEDGFRKGGEQAGKAAADGLKSQAKTIEQVSTKLGTARKAEAEAAARVLAEEKKLDALRSSGKATASQLEAAENRVANAKRRQGDATQQVTRWQRDLTSAQEGGATSSISLANAEDRLAAAKTRAAKASGDVRTAELRESEAKDKASAAAQKAETAEVQLALAKMDHGNGSREVKQAERELEQARKQLITSTNQLATAEGNSIKAKAQLATANDQVRAKSTHLKAVQADVANAEKRTGTEAAAAGRKIRGMGNDMTSTSGPSRGLMTNLGGIAGKAAIAAGAFIGVQGATSFLSSGFDRLMNIQRAEVNFQAIGLTAEQTEAQMARLSEQVTGTSVSLADAAKYSAMFAQAGVELGAPMDDAIQAFTNLSAAAVGTGIDVGRIMQQVAASGKIDAGVLNQLADANVNAAQYLSEFTGKSVAEVRKLASEGKISFEDLVGAINGGMGDYAAAMGETLPAKMANAKTAFATLSAGIIEPFIGPLTTGIEFLTSMLKTVKPAISGFFSGLLGSKTVMIALGVAASGLVGSLIAVKVAAAGVLIAGKVRAMVAAFKAWQLATKGQTVAQIALNMAMKANVIGAIIGVVVALGVALWAFFTKTEKGRELWSRFTDFMGSAWERIKAAFAAGLQAIQPVWDGISSGAQWAWDKLTGFFGWISDAFSGLKSLIVDGDFSGALRDAFGIEEDSPIVGIILGIRDGFISLKDGAGEAIGFLKSMWSEYTDAVSTKYNENIVPILDFFKEKWGQLKAAVEPIIDSIKEKWNVFTTALRETYDAHIAPVVDAFKQKWDELKQRFGAFVTEMWEPLIKPALIALAALLLGPIILAITAVVAIIGIVVGVIMGLVYVIVSLPGWVMGAVNGVKQWFSDLKANVAAWFTEMGASISGWWNEHIAPLPGQVGDAISSVKQFFSDLWRSVMDWFRDMGQSVADFWNNHVAPLPGQVAGAVGDVLARVGEIPGKVKNVFSDAGRWLVNAGRRILNGLWEGMKAAWSSVKSWISSTLNFSAIGSLIGLAGGGVIGYADGGITAYAQGGIAQLESYANGGRRKENHVAQIAPAGAWRVWAEDETGGEAYIPLHPTKRTRSTAILAQTADIFGMGLVDKRTGAPVESTYRGSLGPARGAVQAFADGGVRTASEVRRFVEGENVAGIAMDRSLQGAPYTNSPGPGAWGDCSSTQGRIFDFMIGKNPIGPRAFSTHSQEQYIRSNGGHIGKGPEGSFRMGWNNRGSMAHTSGTLPDGTNVEMGGGNGGGAIGGGAVAWDHPQFDHWGWIPTSSAQEAAATSAIGDLSDMPAVDDATSTTGGSGASGSNPDVGAGPAAVAESAPTTWSELAGSSAKAIVSGQVKDALSVFGVPDEIPPLLQALRSVGIAVEERDNAASQEVVGAEASGTSTTATSTAGDAAGDLAGLSDAAPPAPEPAPAGPDWGMPFFVREISRAAQSKGLDREAAVIGTGTSLVEASDPILMWANRAVPESLNFRHDRIGSDYDSVGIFQQRDNGAWGTVAQRMSPFESALMFFRELVKFDWKSMSRGAAAQKVQRSAFPSRYEPVMGRAEELVAQYGTFGSAPGYASGGYVSGRGGPRDDAIRAWLSNGEYVVNAGAVRDNRALLEAINGGANVAGMVADGVIETGAAAGKAGVSGIAGMAKSAAGTLGPAAAPAAAAIGMAEGWAGMAVDEVAAAAGRVAHAGINTLAEGAANAAGSADQMPVVAARTPNPAPAERAPGELVGAGVANGDARVVNNHYEFNHRDEDAAWRRFKEQQWRDAQGFGPLR, encoded by the coding sequence ATGGCCGGAGATACCGTGTGGATCGGCGTCAACGCCGAAGTCCGCGGCTTTATGAAGTCCGTCGACCAGGCGGCCAACCAGGCCGCCCAGGCGGGCGGGAAGCGGCTCGAAGACGGCTTCCGCAAGGGCGGCGAGCAGGCCGGAAAGGCCGCCGCCGATGGGCTCAAGTCCCAGGCGAAGACCATCGAGCAGGTCTCCACCAAGCTGGGCACTGCCCGCAAGGCCGAGGCGGAGGCCGCCGCGCGCGTCCTCGCCGAGGAGAAGAAGCTTGACGCGCTGCGGTCGTCGGGGAAGGCGACCGCGTCGCAGCTGGAGGCCGCCGAAAACCGCGTGGCCAACGCCAAGCGCCGCCAGGGCGACGCGACGCAGCAGGTCACCCGGTGGCAGCGAGACCTCACCTCCGCGCAGGAAGGCGGCGCGACGTCGTCTATCTCGCTGGCCAACGCCGAGGACCGTCTCGCGGCGGCGAAGACCCGCGCGGCGAAGGCCTCCGGCGACGTTCGGACCGCCGAGCTGCGCGAGTCGGAAGCCAAGGACAAGGCATCCGCCGCGGCGCAGAAGGCCGAAACCGCCGAGGTGCAACTCGCCCTGGCGAAGATGGACCACGGCAACGGCTCGCGCGAGGTCAAGCAGGCCGAGCGGGAGCTGGAGCAGGCCCGCAAGCAGCTGATCACCTCGACCAACCAACTCGCCACCGCCGAAGGCAACTCGATCAAGGCGAAGGCGCAGCTGGCGACGGCCAACGACCAGGTCCGGGCGAAGTCCACCCACCTCAAGGCCGTGCAGGCCGACGTCGCCAACGCCGAAAAGCGCACCGGCACCGAAGCCGCCGCCGCGGGCCGCAAGATCCGCGGCATGGGCAACGACATGACGTCGACGTCCGGGCCGTCCCGGGGCCTGATGACCAACCTCGGCGGCATCGCCGGTAAGGCCGCCATCGCCGCCGGCGCGTTCATCGGTGTGCAGGGCGCGACCAGCTTCCTGTCGTCGGGCTTCGATCGCCTGATGAACATCCAGCGCGCCGAGGTCAATTTCCAGGCGATCGGGCTGACCGCCGAGCAGACCGAAGCGCAAATGGCGCGCCTGTCCGAGCAGGTCACCGGCACCTCGGTCAGCCTCGCCGACGCGGCGAAGTACAGCGCGATGTTCGCTCAGGCGGGCGTCGAGCTCGGCGCGCCGATGGACGACGCAATCCAAGCATTCACCAACCTGTCCGCTGCGGCCGTCGGCACCGGCATCGATGTTGGCCGCATCATGCAGCAGGTCGCCGCCAGCGGCAAGATCGACGCCGGCGTGCTCAACCAGCTCGCCGACGCGAACGTCAACGCCGCGCAGTACCTGTCGGAGTTCACCGGCAAGTCCGTCGCCGAAGTCCGCAAGCTCGCCTCCGAAGGCAAGATCAGCTTCGAGGACCTGGTGGGCGCCATCAACGGCGGCATGGGCGACTACGCCGCCGCGATGGGCGAGACGCTGCCGGCGAAGATGGCCAACGCCAAGACCGCGTTCGCGACCTTGTCGGCCGGGATCATCGAGCCGTTCATCGGCCCGCTGACCACGGGCATTGAGTTCCTCACGTCGATGCTCAAGACCGTCAAGCCCGCCATCTCGGGGTTCTTCTCCGGCCTGCTGGGCTCGAAGACCGTGATGATCGCCCTTGGCGTCGCCGCGTCGGGGCTGGTGGGTTCGCTCATCGCCGTCAAGGTCGCCGCCGCGGGCGTCCTCATCGCCGGGAAGGTCCGCGCGATGGTCGCCGCGTTCAAGGCATGGCAGCTGGCGACGAAGGGGCAGACCGTCGCCCAGATCGCCCTGAACATGGCGATGAAGGCCAACGTCATCGGCGCGATCATCGGCGTCGTCGTGGCCCTCGGCGTCGCACTGTGGGCCTTCTTCACGAAGACGGAGAAGGGACGCGAGCTGTGGTCCCGGTTCACCGACTTCATGGGCTCGGCGTGGGAGCGGATCAAGGCCGCCTTCGCCGCCGGGCTGCAGGCGATCCAGCCCGTCTGGGACGGCATTTCCTCCGGCGCCCAGTGGGCGTGGGACAAGCTGACCGGCTTCTTCGGTTGGATCAGCGACGCCTTCTCCGGCCTGAAGTCCCTCATCGTGGACGGGGACTTCTCCGGTGCGCTGCGCGACGCCTTCGGCATCGAGGAAGACAGTCCGATCGTCGGAATCATCCTGGGCATCCGCGACGGCTTCATCAGCCTCAAGGACGGCGCAGGCGAGGCGATCGGCTTCCTCAAGTCGATGTGGTCGGAGTACACCGACGCCGTCAGCACGAAGTACAACGAGAACATCGTCCCCATCCTCGACTTTTTTAAGGAGAAGTGGGGCCAGCTCAAGGCCGCCGTCGAGCCGATCATCGACTCGATCAAGGAGAAGTGGAACGTCTTCACGACGGCCCTGCGTGAAACCTACGACGCCCACATCGCCCCCGTGGTCGACGCCTTCAAGCAGAAGTGGGACGAGCTCAAACAGCGCTTCGGCGCCTTCGTCACCGAAATGTGGGAGCCGCTGATCAAGCCAGCGCTCATCGCGCTGGCCGCGCTGCTCCTCGGACCGATCATCCTGGCGATCACCGCGGTGGTCGCGATCATCGGCATCGTCGTCGGCGTAATCATGGGCCTGGTCTACGTCATCGTGTCGCTGCCCGGCTGGGTCATGGGCGCGGTCAACGGCGTCAAGCAGTGGTTCTCCGACCTGAAGGCCAATGTCGCCGCGTGGTTCACCGAGATGGGTGCGTCCATCTCCGGATGGTGGAACGAGCACATCGCGCCGCTGCCCGGCCAGGTCGGTGACGCGATCTCCTCGGTCAAGCAATTCTTCTCTGACCTGTGGCGTTCCGTCATGGACTGGTTCCGCGACATGGGCCAGTCCGTCGCGGACTTCTGGAACAACCACGTCGCCCCCCTGCCCGGCCAAGTCGCTGGCGCGGTCGGAGATGTGCTGGCGAGGGTCGGCGAAATCCCCGGCAAGGTGAAGAACGTTTTCTCCGACGCCGGACGCTGGCTCGTCAATGCCGGCCGCCGAATCCTCAACGGCCTGTGGGAAGGCATGAAGGCCGCGTGGAGCAGCGTGAAGTCCTGGATCTCCAGCACGCTGAACTTCTCCGCCATCGGGTCGCTCATCGGCCTGGCCGGTGGAGGCGTCATCGGGTACGCCGACGGCGGGATCACCGCCTACGCCCAGGGCGGCATCGCCCAGCTCGAGTCGTACGCCAACGGCGGCCGCCGCAAGGAGAACCACGTCGCCCAGATCGCCCCGGCAGGGGCGTGGCGCGTGTGGGCCGAGGACGAAACCGGTGGTGAAGCGTACATCCCGCTGCACCCGACGAAGCGCACTCGGTCGACGGCGATCCTCGCCCAGACCGCCGACATTTTCGGCATGGGCCTGGTCGACAAGCGCACCGGAGCGCCGGTCGAGTCGACCTACCGGGGCAGCCTCGGCCCGGCACGTGGCGCGGTGCAAGCGTTCGCCGACGGCGGGGTGCGCACGGCGTCGGAGGTACGTCGCTTCGTGGAGGGCGAAAACGTCGCGGGCATCGCGATGGACCGCTCCCTACAAGGCGCGCCGTACACCAACAGCCCGGGGCCGGGCGCGTGGGGCGACTGCTCCTCGACGCAGGGTCGAATCTTCGACTTCATGATCGGCAAAAACCCGATCGGCCCCCGCGCGTTCTCGACGCACTCGCAGGAGCAGTACATCCGCTCCAACGGTGGGCACATCGGCAAGGGCCCGGAGGGGTCCTTCCGCATGGGCTGGAACAACCGCGGCTCGATGGCCCATACCTCCGGCACCCTGCCGGACGGCACGAACGTCGAGATGGGCGGTGGCAACGGTGGCGGCGCGATCGGCGGCGGTGCCGTGGCGTGGGATCACCCGCAGTTTGACCACTGGGGATGGATTCCCACGTCGTCAGCGCAGGAAGCCGCGGCGACGTCCGCCATCGGTGACCTGTCGGACATGCCGGCCGTCGACGACGCTACGTCCACCACTGGTGGCTCCGGCGCGTCGGGCTCCAACCCCGACGTCGGCGCGGGCCCGGCTGCTGTGGCCGAGTCTGCGCCAACGACGTGGTCGGAGCTCGCTGGATCGTCGGCGAAGGCAATCGTGTCGGGGCAGGTCAAGGACGCGCTGAGCGTCTTCGGCGTGCCCGACGAGATTCCGCCGCTGCTCCAGGCACTGCGGTCGGTCGGTATCGCCGTGGAGGAGCGCGACAACGCGGCCTCTCAGGAGGTCGTCGGCGCGGAAGCGTCCGGAACCTCCACCACGGCGACGTCGACCGCTGGCGACGCTGCCGGTGACCTCGCCGGTCTGTCGGACGCCGCCCCGCCGGCGCCGGAACCGGCGCCGGCGGGCCCGGACTGGGGAATGCCGTTCTTCGTCCGGGAGATCAGCCGCGCGGCGCAGTCCAAGGGCCTCGACCGTGAGGCTGCGGTGATCGGAACGGGCACCTCGCTGGTCGAGGCGTCTGATCCGATCCTGATGTGGGCCAATCGGGCGGTGCCGGAGTCGCTGAACTTCCGGCACGACCGCATCGGCTCGGACTACGACTCGGTCGGCATTTTCCAGCAGCGCGACAACGGCGCGTGGGGCACCGTCGCCCAGCGCATGAGCCCCTTCGAGTCGGCGCTGATGTTCTTCCGCGAGCTCGTGAAGTTCGACTGGAAGTCAATGAGCCGCGGCGCGGCAGCGCAGAAGGTGCAGCGCAGCGCGTTCCCGTCTCGGTACGAGCCCGTCATGGGCCGCGCCGAGGAGCTGGTGGCCCAGTACGGCACCTTCGGCTCGGCACCGGGCTACGCGTCGGGCGGCTACGTCTCCGGACGAGGCGGTCCCCGCGATGACGCGATCCGCGCATGGCTGTCCAACGGCGAATACGTCGTCAACGCCGGCGCGGTGCGCGACAACCGGGCGTTGCTCGAGGCCATCAACGGCGGCGCCAACGTCGCCGGGATGGTCGCCGACGGCGTCATCGAGACCGGTGCTGCCGCAGGCAAGGCCGGGGTCTCCGGCATCGCGGGGATGGCGAAGTCGGCGGCCGGAACGCTCGGCCCCGCCGCGGCCCCCGCGGCTGCGGCTATCGGCATGGCCGAGGGCTGGGCGGGCATGGCCGTCGATGAGGTCGCGGCCGCTGCGGGCCGCGTCGCGCACGCCGGCATCAACACGCTCGCCGAGGGCGCGGCCAACGCCGCGGGCTCGGCGGATCAGATGCCGGTCGTCGCGGCCCGCACCCCGAACCCGGCGCCTGCCGAGCGCGCACCGGGCGAGCTCGTCGGAGCGGGAGTCGCCAACGGCGACGCCCGGGTGGTGAACAACCACTACGAGTTCAACCACCGCGACGAGGACGCCGCCTGGCGTCGTTTCAAGGAGCAGCAGTGGCGCGACGCTCAGGGCTTCGGGCCGCTGCGATGA
- a CDS encoding Ig domain-containing protein — translation MALQNTLDGFAAALAHVGTTGAVRYADLGSPVPRMEPSFDDGIFTNMGYIGPDGIEVSFDEDATEFIPFQEIAPIRREITKSITAIKFVLWQTSRKNLSFFLGGEVQEDGQGGWYIDVGGKPKFDRKLFVVDVVDGDDAARIILPNAQLTERGSVTFKSDEIIGLEVTITAYPADASEYPDDPTIAGKQSRWYFSESWDESGAVGSETGGGALSIATTALPAGTVGTPYTAKLVASGGVGSALWEIAGETTLPEGLDLSTDGTISGTPTAAGETDLQLRVEDLADNAAEKKVKLTISNAAA, via the coding sequence ATGGCCCTGCAGAACACCCTCGACGGATTCGCCGCCGCGCTGGCCCACGTCGGCACGACCGGCGCCGTCCGCTACGCCGACCTCGGCTCGCCCGTTCCCCGCATGGAGCCGTCCTTCGATGACGGCATCTTCACCAACATGGGCTACATCGGCCCCGACGGCATCGAAGTCAGCTTCGATGAGGACGCGACCGAGTTCATCCCGTTCCAGGAGATCGCGCCGATCCGCCGCGAGATCACCAAGTCCATCACGGCGATCAAGTTCGTCCTGTGGCAGACCTCCCGCAAGAATCTGTCGTTCTTCCTCGGCGGCGAGGTCCAGGAGGACGGCCAGGGCGGCTGGTACATCGACGTCGGCGGCAAGCCGAAGTTCGACCGCAAGCTTTTCGTGGTCGACGTGGTCGACGGCGACGACGCCGCCCGCATCATCCTGCCCAACGCCCAGCTCACCGAGCGCGGCTCGGTGACCTTCAAGTCCGACGAGATCATCGGCCTCGAGGTCACCATCACCGCGTACCCGGCCGACGCGTCGGAGTACCCGGACGACCCGACCATCGCTGGCAAGCAGTCGCGCTGGTACTTCTCCGAGTCCTGGGACGAGTCCGGAGCCGTTGGCTCCGAGACCGGCGGCGGCGCCCTGTCCATCGCCACCACCGCCCTGCCGGCGGGCACCGTCGGCACGCCGTACACCGCGAAGCTCGTTGCCTCCGGCGGCGTCGGCTCCGCGCTGTGGGAGATCGCTGGCGAGACCACGCTGCCGGAGGGCCTGGATCTGTCCACCGACGGCACGATCTCCGGCACCCCGACCGCCGCGGGCGAAACCGACCTGCAGCTGCGCGTCGAGGACCTGGCCGACAACGCGGCGGAGAAGAAGGTCAAGCTCACCATCTCCAACGCCGCGGCGTAG
- a CDS encoding Gp19/Gp15/Gp42 family protein: METYAEVADLEAEWRPLTAPEKARAGKLLEMAGILIRRRVAVDDEETRAVARWVSLDMVFNALAVPMEQRGKTQWATTVGAVSESASMLNPQVTLQLLAGHLELLGLPTMPGASYAFGWRGEEPLSEYEPRYRW, translated from the coding sequence ATGGAGACCTACGCCGAGGTCGCAGACCTCGAAGCCGAGTGGCGCCCGCTCACCGCCCCTGAAAAGGCGAGGGCGGGAAAGCTGCTCGAAATGGCCGGGATCCTCATCCGCCGGCGCGTCGCCGTCGATGACGAGGAAACCCGCGCCGTGGCCCGCTGGGTCAGCCTCGACATGGTCTTCAACGCGCTGGCCGTCCCGATGGAACAGCGCGGCAAGACGCAGTGGGCCACGACCGTCGGCGCGGTGTCCGAATCCGCGTCGATGCTCAATCCCCAGGTCACGCTGCAACTGCTGGCCGGGCACCTCGAACTGCTCGGCCTGCCGACCATGCCCGGCGCCAGTTACGCCTTCGGGTGGCGCGGCGAGGAACCCCTGTCCGAGTACGAGCCCAGGTACCGCTGGTGA
- a CDS encoding phage portal protein family protein, with the protein MADETQAPAPKEIGYVHAGSEESIRGVDEEHVDELRWPQCLDTYAEMRKDSSVASLLKAVTLPIRATPWRIDPAGAPDEVTEFVARQLGLPIIGEEAKDALPRRSRRFSWPEHLRMALWMLPYGAMYFEQVVEMDDQGRWGLRKLAPRMPKSLADIQVARDGGLIAIEQKAPTGGTLIRPTRSSGRTIIPVTRLVAYVNDREGADWTGESLLRPAFKHWMLRDRLLKVEAVTHERNGMGVPVYINPPNASDEQIEKGRAMAQAYAAGDQSGVSLPFDSKLQLLGVTGQLPDPRGAIEYHDAMIGKTGLAHFLNLDGKGGSYALATTQGDLFTTSLAATADAIADVANEHIVNDLVDWNFGEDVPAPRIVFDDMRSTSVEVANALRTLADAGLIRPDRGIEEWLRREMGAPAKDTPPPETPWTPDQGGGDDAGDTNSPESADPA; encoded by the coding sequence ATGGCGGATGAGACGCAAGCCCCTGCGCCGAAGGAGATCGGCTACGTCCACGCCGGATCGGAGGAATCGATCCGCGGCGTCGATGAGGAGCACGTGGACGAGCTCCGGTGGCCTCAGTGCCTCGATACGTACGCGGAGATGCGCAAGGACTCGTCGGTCGCATCGCTGCTCAAGGCGGTGACCCTGCCGATCCGTGCGACGCCGTGGCGCATCGATCCGGCCGGCGCCCCTGATGAGGTCACCGAGTTCGTTGCCCGCCAGCTCGGCTTGCCGATCATCGGCGAAGAGGCCAAGGACGCGCTTCCTCGGCGGTCCCGTCGGTTCTCCTGGCCGGAGCACCTCCGTATGGCGCTGTGGATGCTGCCGTACGGGGCGATGTACTTCGAGCAGGTCGTGGAGATGGACGACCAGGGCCGGTGGGGGCTGCGGAAACTTGCGCCCCGCATGCCGAAGTCGCTGGCCGACATTCAGGTCGCCCGCGACGGTGGTTTGATCGCCATCGAGCAGAAGGCCCCGACCGGAGGGACCTTGATCCGACCCACGCGGTCCAGCGGCCGGACGATCATCCCGGTCACCCGGCTCGTCGCCTACGTCAACGACCGCGAGGGCGCGGACTGGACGGGCGAATCGCTGCTGCGGCCGGCGTTCAAGCACTGGATGCTGCGCGATCGGCTGCTCAAGGTCGAGGCCGTCACCCACGAGCGCAACGGCATGGGAGTGCCCGTGTACATCAACCCGCCGAACGCGTCGGATGAGCAGATCGAAAAGGGCCGCGCCATGGCCCAGGCCTACGCCGCCGGCGACCAGTCCGGCGTGTCGCTGCCCTTCGATTCGAAGCTGCAGCTGCTCGGCGTGACCGGACAGTTGCCCGACCCGCGCGGCGCGATCGAATACCACGACGCGATGATCGGCAAGACCGGTCTGGCGCATTTCCTCAACCTCGACGGCAAGGGCGGTAGTTACGCGCTGGCGACGACGCAGGGCGACCTGTTCACCACGTCGCTGGCCGCGACCGCCGACGCAATCGCCGACGTCGCCAACGAGCACATCGTCAACGATCTCGTGGACTGGAATTTCGGCGAGGACGTCCCGGCGCCGCGCATCGTCTTCGACGACATGAGGTCGACGTCGGTGGAGGTCGCCAACGCGCTGCGGACGCTGGCCGACGCCGGACTGATCCGCCCGGATCGAGGCATCGAGGAATGGCTGCGCCGCGAGATGGGCGCCCCGGCGAAGGACACCCCGCCGCCGGAAACCCCGTGGACACCTGACCAAGGAGGTGGAGACGATGCCGGAGACACCAACAGCCCCGAATCGGCCGATCCTGCGTGA
- a CDS encoding terminase small subunit: MNDVQGWVEAEHIESEPVTGRMRAHVLEAIEAADHLEITDDAAVELALQLAEIIDNARDSGDPAAFEKTSFGPMPTLHKVLTSLGLNPEGRQKLNLDSGEDNDEW; the protein is encoded by the coding sequence ATGAACGACGTTCAAGGCTGGGTTGAAGCCGAACACATCGAATCCGAACCGGTCACCGGCCGCATGCGCGCCCACGTCCTCGAAGCCATCGAAGCCGCCGACCACCTGGAGATCACCGACGACGCCGCCGTCGAGCTCGCACTGCAGCTCGCCGAGATCATCGACAACGCCCGCGACTCCGGCGACCCCGCTGCCTTCGAGAAGACCAGCTTCGGCCCCATGCCGACCCTGCACAAGGTGTTGACCTCCCTCGGGCTCAACCCCGAGGGCCGGCAGAAGCTCAACCTCGACTCGGGCGAAGACAACGATGAGTGGTGA
- a CDS encoding RapZ C-terminal domain-containing protein, whose amino-acid sequence MSTNARAPNPMHITIISHGTKRAPRTNRTIDCRHLPNPHDVEALRPRDGRDPMVTDWLTSHDETRALIATEASRIPTITAGQLTIGTMCSAGRHRSVVIAEALAHELTARGHDVEVRHSCLEEVDMAKSGKTTTERGLGWDHQQQRARLLKLHVDGTPCWWCGEPMYRSQALDADHTQARSNGGRKADRLLHASCNRSRQKGERDDQRPALRRLPAARAFHWPER is encoded by the coding sequence GTGTCGACCAACGCTCGCGCCCCAAACCCAATGCACATCACCATCATCAGCCACGGCACCAAACGCGCACCACGCACCAACCGCACCATCGACTGCCGGCACCTACCCAACCCGCACGACGTCGAAGCACTCCGGCCACGCGACGGCCGCGACCCCATGGTCACCGACTGGCTCACCAGCCACGACGAAACCCGCGCGCTCATCGCCACCGAAGCCAGCCGCATCCCGACGATCACGGCAGGGCAGCTGACCATCGGCACCATGTGCAGTGCAGGCCGACACCGAAGCGTCGTCATCGCCGAAGCGCTCGCGCACGAACTCACGGCACGAGGGCACGACGTCGAGGTGCGGCACTCATGTCTCGAGGAGGTCGACATGGCCAAGTCCGGGAAGACGACCACCGAGCGTGGGCTCGGGTGGGATCACCAGCAGCAGCGCGCACGCCTGCTCAAGCTCCACGTCGACGGCACGCCGTGCTGGTGGTGCGGCGAGCCGATGTACCGATCCCAGGCCCTCGACGCTGACCACACTCAAGCACGCAGCAACGGCGGTAGGAAAGCCGACCGGCTGCTGCACGCGTCGTGCAACCGGTCGAGGCAGAAGGGGGAGCGCGACGACCAGCGGCCGGCGCTGCGTCGCCTCCCCGCCGCCCGGGCATTCCACTGGCCCGAAAGGTAA